One region of Permianibacter fluminis genomic DNA includes:
- a CDS encoding EAL domain-containing response regulator: MTDLTNKRVLIVDDSALHRMHAESLLKKMGVTEILQAGNGIEALDVMNASPYLPDILLVDLEMPGMDGIELLQQVMQRNLRMEVVIVSSRENALLTTVEAMSQTLGIAILGALQKPLTLERLAGVLGQEKLVVGTAPKASAYSLDAITRAIDDHEFVCHYQPKVTLATGVIKGVEALARWQHPRDGIVYPDRFIDAIERHGAIMQRFTLALLDQVLAQLKYWHSGGLSLTVSLNISAQSFADARFVNQIIKKVEDSGVEPRHLILEVTETAIMTDIGASLGTLARLRLKGFGLSIDDYGTGFASMQQLSRIPATELKIDRIFVHGCHQRQHLIIMLESAIQMAEKLQLSVVAEGVELTEDWQKLKAMGCELAQGYLIAKAMPGDQLLPWIKTESKRLRAL; this comes from the coding sequence CCTGACCAACAAACGTGTGCTCATCGTAGACGACAGTGCGCTGCACCGGATGCACGCCGAGTCGTTGCTGAAAAAAATGGGCGTGACCGAAATCCTGCAAGCCGGCAACGGTATCGAAGCGCTGGACGTCATGAATGCGTCGCCCTATCTGCCGGACATTCTGCTGGTCGATCTGGAAATGCCCGGCATGGATGGCATTGAACTGCTGCAGCAGGTGATGCAACGCAATCTGCGCATGGAAGTGGTCATTGTCAGTTCGCGGGAAAATGCGCTGCTGACCACGGTCGAGGCGATGAGCCAGACGCTCGGGATCGCCATTCTCGGCGCTTTGCAAAAGCCGCTGACGCTGGAACGGCTGGCCGGCGTGCTCGGACAGGAAAAACTGGTGGTCGGCACTGCGCCAAAGGCCAGCGCCTATTCGCTCGATGCCATCACCCGTGCCATCGACGATCATGAATTTGTCTGCCACTACCAGCCCAAGGTGACCTTGGCGACCGGCGTCATCAAGGGTGTCGAAGCGCTGGCCCGCTGGCAGCATCCGCGCGATGGCATCGTTTATCCGGACCGCTTCATCGATGCCATCGAGCGTCATGGTGCCATCATGCAGCGCTTTACCCTGGCACTACTCGATCAGGTGCTGGCTCAGCTGAAGTATTGGCACAGCGGCGGCCTGAGCCTGACAGTGTCGCTGAACATTTCCGCGCAATCGTTTGCTGATGCCCGCTTCGTCAATCAGATCATCAAAAAGGTGGAAGACAGCGGCGTTGAGCCGCGTCACCTGATTCTGGAAGTGACCGAGACCGCCATCATGACCGATATCGGCGCCAGTCTTGGCACGCTGGCGCGGCTGCGACTGAAGGGCTTTGGTCTGTCGATTGACGATTACGGCACCGGTTTCGCGTCGATGCAGCAGCTGTCACGGATACCCGCCACCGAACTCAAGATTGATCGCATCTTTGTTCACGGCTGCCATCAGCGTCAGCATCTGATCATCATGCTGGAAAGTGCGATTCAGATGGCGGAAAAACTGCAGCTCAGCGTGGTGGCCGAGGGTGTGGAATTGACCGAAGATTGGCAAAAACTGAAAGCGATGGGTTGTGAACTGGCGCAGGGCTACCTGATTGCCAAAGCGATGCCAGGCGATCAGTTGCTGCCGTGGATAAAAACGGAAAGCAAACGATTGCGTGCACTCTAG